The proteins below are encoded in one region of uncultured Methanobrevibacter sp.:
- a CDS encoding TIGR02253 family HAD-type hydrolase: MINNDERVVFFDVDGTLLDTSDFAETARKAAIGLMVDNGLPLDKDEAYGVLKTIIREKGSNYGRHFNVLTQVVLGHEDPMLVALGMITYHNVKMALLRPFPETINTLIYLKSQGYRLAVISNGITIKQWEKLVRLNVHSFFDAVITSEEVGKNKPQKLIYDVALRKMNGNPEKSVMIGNKFKEDALGAVNAGMSAILVNSDITEEDREYIKKEKLDITIAEDIGDVKTIL, from the coding sequence ATGATTAATAATGATGAACGTGTTGTTTTCTTTGACGTAGATGGTACTCTGCTTGACACATCTGATTTTGCTGAAACTGCAAGAAAAGCAGCTATTGGATTGATGGTTGATAACGGATTACCATTGGATAAAGATGAAGCATATGGTGTTTTAAAGACTATAATTCGAGAAAAAGGATCAAATTACGGAAGACACTTTAATGTATTGACCCAAGTTGTTCTTGGCCATGAAGATCCTATGCTTGTAGCACTAGGAATGATAACCTACCACAATGTTAAAATGGCACTTTTAAGACCATTTCCCGAAACAATAAATACATTGATATATTTAAAAAGCCAAGGTTATCGTTTAGCAGTTATTTCAAACGGCATTACAATCAAGCAATGGGAAAAATTAGTTAGACTTAACGTACACTCATTTTTTGATGCGGTAATAACCTCCGAAGAAGTCGGGAAAAACAAACCGCAAAAATTGATTTATGATGTTGCACTTAGAAAAATGAACGGTAATCCTGAAAAATCTGTAATGATTGGAAATAAGTTCAAAGAAGATGCATTAGGTGCTGTTAATGCTGGAATGAGTGCTATTCTTGTAAATTCAGACATTACTGAAGAAGACAGAGAATACATAAAAAAAGAAAAATTAGACATTACAATTGCTGAAGATATTGGTGATGTAAAAACAATATTATAA
- a CDS encoding exodeoxyribonuclease III — MSIKLVSWNVNGIRAVSKKDEFWDWFDNTDADIINFQEVRATQDKIPKKLADVDGYEQYFNEAEKKGYSGVGTYSKIEPVEVTKGLGVENLDSEGRVLKIEYPDFILYNIYFPNSGMNAKRLDFKVDFCNALLEQLVELKNAGKNIVITGDYNIAHNPIDVYNPKNCEGKSGYLPEERAWLDELEKAGFVDTFRMFDEGENNFTWWSYRTRARERNAGWRLDYFYVNEEIKDNVKSAKILNEIYGSDHCPVTLELEF, encoded by the coding sequence ATGTCAATCAAGCTGGTTTCTTGGAATGTTAATGGTATTAGGGCAGTCTCCAAAAAGGATGAATTCTGGGACTGGTTTGACAATACTGATGCAGATATTATTAACTTTCAGGAAGTTAGGGCTACCCAAGATAAAATTCCCAAGAAATTGGCTGATGTCGATGGATATGAACAGTATTTTAATGAAGCTGAAAAGAAAGGATACAGCGGTGTTGGAACCTATTCAAAAATAGAACCTGTTGAGGTTACTAAAGGTCTTGGTGTAGAAAATCTTGACAGTGAAGGCAGGGTTTTAAAAATCGAATATCCTGATTTTATTTTATATAATATTTATTTTCCAAACAGTGGCATGAATGCAAAAAGACTTGATTTTAAGGTTGATTTTTGCAATGCATTATTGGAGCAGCTGGTTGAGCTAAAAAATGCGGGAAAAAACATTGTCATTACTGGTGATTATAATATAGCTCATAATCCTATTGATGTTTACAACCCTAAAAATTGTGAAGGAAAATCAGGTTATTTGCCTGAAGAACGTGCATGGCTGGATGAACTTGAAAAGGCCGGTTTTGTTGATACGTTTAGAATGTTTGATGAAGGTGAAAATAACTTTACTTGGTGGAGTTACAGAACTCGCGCACGTGAAAGGAACGCCGGTTGGAGATTGGATTATTTCTATGTTAATGAAGAGATTAAGGATAATGTAAAATCTGCTAAAATTTTAAATGAAATTTACGGTTCCGACCACTGTCCTGTGACTTTGGAATTGGAATTTTAA
- a CDS encoding phenylalanine--tRNA ligase subunit alpha: protein MSDDIEKTIKELHIYEKKLLKQLEANPVSTPMQISVNTGMDIKSVMSAAGSLASKDIIEVNKKVQEIYSLTDDGLEYAENGLPERKILDALAEKREIHMKDLASETGMDKKEANIALGWLRRKNWAQIDKGVVNITDVGMDFANKAGVDEKVLDYLKANADGVKLFTDDLREGFKKLTGRKNILNIKKETSHSFIILPKGEEILKHGFTIKEQATQLTHEHLKEGEWKSLEYRPYDINAEAPTVFAGKKHPLRVIIDEIREIFLNMGFSEDNGEYVESAFWNFDSLFQPQDHAAREMQDTFYLKNPLTCDLPDDDLVKLTAETHETGADTGSIGWKYDWSEDIARQSVLRTHTTGISTKHLFEHEPPIKMFSVGRVFRRETFDYKHLPEFHQVEGLVCGEDISYQNLLGTLKEFYKKLGFEVRFRPAYFPYTYLSTESEIYLEEKGSWIELGGAGMFRPEVLKPLGINQPALAFGMGIERLAMIRYGVEDIRMLYKSDINWLREVPLDKGVRL, encoded by the coding sequence ATGAGTGATGATATTGAAAAAACCATTAAAGAATTACATATATATGAAAAGAAACTTTTAAAACAACTGGAAGCTAATCCTGTAAGTACTCCTATGCAGATATCTGTAAATACGGGCATGGATATCAAATCAGTTATGAGTGCGGCAGGATCACTTGCTTCAAAGGATATAATTGAAGTAAACAAAAAAGTTCAGGAAATCTATTCCTTAACCGATGACGGTTTAGAATATGCTGAAAACGGACTTCCTGAAAGAAAAATATTGGATGCATTGGCTGAAAAAAGAGAAATCCACATGAAGGATTTGGCTTCCGAAACAGGTATGGACAAAAAAGAAGCTAATATTGCTCTTGGTTGGTTGCGCCGTAAAAATTGGGCTCAAATCGATAAGGGAGTAGTCAATATTACTGATGTAGGTATGGATTTTGCCAATAAAGCAGGAGTCGACGAAAAGGTTCTCGATTATCTTAAAGCTAATGCTGATGGAGTTAAACTTTTCACAGATGATTTAAGGGAAGGATTTAAAAAATTAACTGGTAGGAAAAATATTTTAAATATTAAAAAAGAAACATCACACTCATTTATAATATTGCCAAAAGGTGAAGAAATTCTTAAACATGGTTTCACTATCAAAGAACAGGCTACCCAATTAACCCATGAACATTTAAAAGAAGGAGAATGGAAAAGTTTAGAATATCGTCCATATGATATTAATGCAGAAGCGCCAACAGTTTTTGCTGGTAAAAAACATCCTTTAAGAGTAATCATTGATGAAATTAGGGAAATCTTTTTAAATATGGGTTTTTCAGAAGACAACGGTGAATATGTGGAATCTGCATTCTGGAACTTTGACTCACTTTTCCAACCGCAGGATCATGCTGCTCGTGAAATGCAGGATACATTTTACCTTAAAAATCCTTTGACTTGTGATTTGCCTGACGATGATTTGGTAAAGCTTACTGCTGAAACTCATGAAACAGGTGCAGATACAGGTTCAATCGGTTGGAAATATGATTGGAGTGAAGACATTGCACGCCAAAGCGTATTGAGAACACACACAACAGGAATTTCAACAAAACATCTGTTTGAACATGAGCCTCCAATTAAAATGTTTTCTGTAGGTAGAGTATTTAGAAGAGAAACTTTTGATTATAAACACTTGCCTGAATTCCATCAGGTTGAAGGCCTTGTTTGTGGTGAGGATATCAGTTACCAAAATCTTTTAGGAACATTGAAGGAATTCTATAAAAAATTAGGTTTTGAAGTAAGGTTCAGACCTGCTTATTTCCCTTATACTTATTTATCTACTGAATCTGAAATTTATTTGGAAGAAAAAGGCAGCTGGATTGAACTAGGTGGTGCTGGAATGTTCAGACCAGAAGTATTAAAACCATTAGGCATCAATCAACCTGCTTTAGCTTTCGGTATGGGTATTGAAAGGCTTGCCATGATTAGATATGGTGTAGAGGATATTCGTATGCTTTACAAAAGTGATATTAACTGGCTTCGTGAAGTGCCTCTTGATAAAGGAGTTAGATTATAA
- a CDS encoding putative zinc-binding protein, with translation MAEKIAFAPCNGMSPNGLVSRVAVGDCKKDNENVISICMGSTSADIEGKNDEMLKKYPLVAVNGCPNGCVNKILKNKGINVAGTIAVNEILECFEVSARDPFRLDDEAEECVKIIVKELNKTIENLQKL, from the coding sequence ATGGCGGAAAAAATTGCATTTGCCCCATGCAACGGAATGAGTCCCAATGGATTGGTGTCTCGTGTTGCAGTTGGGGACTGTAAAAAAGACAATGAAAATGTAATATCCATTTGCATGGGTTCAACATCAGCAGATATTGAAGGCAAAAATGATGAAATGCTTAAAAAGTATCCTCTTGTTGCGGTTAATGGATGTCCCAACGGATGTGTTAACAAAATCCTAAAAAATAAGGGAATTAATGTGGCTGGTACAATTGCAGTAAACGAGATTTTAGAATGCTTTGAAGTATCTGCAAGAGACCCTTTCAGATTGGATGATGAAGCCGAAGAGTGTGTGAAAATAATAGTCAAAGAATTAAATAAAACAATAGAAAATTTACAAAAGCTGTAA
- a CDS encoding flavodoxin family protein: MNYVIINGSPRRKNTWKMVEQAKKNLNGNFEEIHLMKEKIPFCNGCFKCILESEEKCPHYDKIKEILDKIRWADGIIIACPVYAMNVSALLKNFFDHTAYVYHRPEFFTKKALVIVSTAGAGQKDVAKYIDETLRHWGINKTYKITYACGGKNSIDSKNINEISQKFGGDVESGKLHNPKLGDIVFYNVWRTLAHSENSMEADKQYWIKTDLINSDFSPEIKLNPLKKLFSKAMFFILKRVMK, encoded by the coding sequence ATGAATTATGTTATTATCAACGGTTCGCCGAGACGTAAAAATACCTGGAAAATGGTTGAACAGGCAAAAAAGAATCTTAACGGGAATTTTGAGGAAATCCATCTGATGAAGGAAAAAATTCCGTTTTGCAATGGTTGTTTTAAATGCATTCTGGAAAGTGAAGAAAAATGCCCTCACTATGATAAAATTAAGGAAATTCTTGATAAAATAAGATGGGCGGATGGCATCATTATAGCCTGTCCTGTATATGCCATGAATGTATCTGCTCTTTTAAAGAATTTCTTTGACCATACCGCCTATGTATATCACAGGCCTGAATTTTTCACTAAAAAAGCTTTGGTAATCGTATCCACGGCCGGAGCCGGTCAAAAGGATGTGGCCAAATATATTGATGAAACATTAAGGCATTGGGGCATAAACAAGACATATAAGATTACTTATGCATGTGGCGGAAAGAATTCAATCGATTCAAAAAACATCAATGAGATTTCACAAAAATTTGGTGGTGATGTTGAATCAGGGAAATTGCACAATCCAAAATTAGGTGATATTGTCTTTTATAATGTTTGGAGAACTTTGGCACATTCAGAAAATTCCATGGAAGCGGATAAGCAATATTGGATAAAAACTGATTTGATTAATAGTGATTTTTCTCCTGAAATCAAATTAAATCCATTGAAGAAACTATTTTCAAAAGCAATGTTTTTCATACTTAAAAGGGTGATGAAATAG
- a CDS encoding GNAT family N-acetyltransferase translates to MIRLENENDYLSVEEMVRNSFWNIYRPGAFEHYIVHNLRNDKSFISELAYVIECDGEIIGHINYSWGLIDYDDEKVDAAILGPISIHENYQNQGLGSKLIDYTLDLAKKEDIPFVFVVGDENYYQRFGFESASNYNIFLEGTDTTDECPFFMIKMLNETKPESKMGIFHNPDVFDVNQSDVDEFDKRFEYREKLVLDTQLKEL, encoded by the coding sequence ATGATAAGATTGGAAAATGAAAATGATTATTTAAGTGTTGAAGAGATGGTAAGAAACTCCTTTTGGAATATCTATCGGCCGGGAGCATTTGAGCATTACATTGTTCATAATTTAAGAAACGACAAATCTTTCATTAGTGAATTGGCTTATGTAATCGAATGTGACGGTGAAATTATTGGCCATATCAATTATTCATGGGGTCTGATTGATTATGATGATGAAAAAGTTGATGCTGCCATATTGGGTCCAATATCAATCCATGAGAATTATCAAAATCAGGGTTTGGGTTCAAAATTAATAGATTATACTCTTGATCTTGCAAAAAAAGAAGATATACCATTCGTTTTTGTAGTTGGTGATGAAAATTACTATCAAAGATTTGGCTTTGAAAGTGCATCGAATTATAATATTTTTCTAGAGGGAACCGATACCACAGATGAATGTCCCTTTTTCATGATAAAGATGCTGAATGAGACAAAACCTGAAAGTAAAATGGGAATATTTCACAATCCGGATGTGTTTGATGTTAATCAGAGTGATGTTGATGAATTTGACAAACGATTTGAATATAGGGAAAAATTAGTTTTGGATACTCAACTTAAGGAGTTGTAA
- a CDS encoding TetR/AcrR family transcriptional regulator, which produces MKVNNKEKIFNVSVDLFSERGYDGVSIRQIAREVGIKESSIYNHYPSKEAILDSILNYYIDKMLSEEIPLNEASANLDISFDYFYNAGLNAFASQLKDEKMSKITRIILIESYHNDKIRDFLKKSIIEEAVNGWIVLFDLMKSKRLIREDVDSRQLAESFYKYGLFLLYEHYIINYPEDDAKFVDELCGKSQEHIKLLYDSVRR; this is translated from the coding sequence ATGAAAGTCAATAATAAGGAAAAAATTTTCAACGTTTCAGTTGATTTGTTTTCAGAGCGTGGTTATGATGGTGTATCGATTCGCCAGATTGCCCGAGAGGTTGGAATAAAGGAAAGCTCCATTTACAATCATTATCCAAGTAAGGAAGCTATTTTGGATTCAATTCTAAATTATTACATTGATAAGATGCTGTCTGAGGAGATTCCACTCAATGAAGCAAGTGCGAATCTGGACATAAGCTTTGACTATTTTTACAATGCCGGCTTAAACGCCTTTGCATCACAGCTGAAAGATGAAAAAATGTCTAAAATCACAAGAATAATCCTGATAGAATCCTATCACAATGATAAAATAAGGGATTTTCTTAAAAAAAGCATAATTGAAGAGGCAGTCAACGGCTGGATTGTGCTGTTCGATTTAATGAAATCTAAAAGGTTGATCAGGGAGGATGTTGACTCAAGACAGCTTGCAGAATCATTCTACAAGTATGGGCTGTTTTTGCTCTATGAGCATTATATCATAAATTACCCCGAAGATGATGCCAAGTTCGTTGATGAGTTATGTGGCAAGTCACAAGAGCATATTAAACTGCTTTATGATTCTGTAAGGAGGTAA
- a CDS encoding triphosphoribosyl-dephospho-CoA synthase — translation MEANEIAKIAQIASALEVSGYPKPGNVHRTRDYDDMVFEDFVISGIVIGDTIREACTDVDVDNPKLGKYILQAVAETDRWIKNNTNLGIVMMTTPIAVAASISDSFDDIRENIKLLMGNTSVDDACDLYDAINIADAGGMGDQDEYDVASDNAKQELRENGQTMFDVLKISAPWDMLAREMTSDMPAVFEIGYPTYHNLREEKSQNDACLLTFLTILSHVPDTLISRKYGDEEALKISLMTRDLLKMKDSPDFIDRVSEFDDYMFKNKYNPGTTADLTAASIFVSYLKSHFE, via the coding sequence ATGGAAGCTAATGAAATTGCAAAAATAGCTCAAATTGCATCAGCACTTGAAGTGAGCGGATATCCAAAGCCAGGTAATGTCCACAGGACTAGAGATTATGATGATATGGTCTTTGAGGACTTTGTAATAAGTGGAATCGTAATTGGAGATACCATTCGCGAAGCATGTACTGATGTGGATGTTGACAATCCAAAATTGGGCAAATATATTTTACAGGCTGTAGCTGAAACCGACAGATGGATTAAAAACAACACCAATCTTGGTATTGTTATGATGACAACACCTATTGCTGTTGCAGCATCAATAAGTGATTCATTTGATGATATTCGTGAAAATATCAAATTGTTGATGGGAAATACGTCTGTTGATGATGCCTGTGATTTGTATGATGCAATAAATATTGCAGATGCCGGTGGAATGGGCGACCAGGATGAGTATGATGTTGCAAGCGACAATGCAAAACAGGAGTTAAGGGAAAACGGTCAAACAATGTTTGATGTATTGAAGATTTCCGCTCCCTGGGATATGCTTGCCCGTGAAATGACCTCTGACATGCCTGCCGTTTTTGAGATAGGCTATCCGACTTACCACAATCTCAGGGAAGAAAAATCCCAAAATGATGCTTGCCTTTTAACATTTTTAACAATTCTGTCACATGTTCCGGATACATTAATATCTAGAAAATATGGTGATGAGGAAGCGCTCAAGATATCCTTGATGACCAGAGATTTGCTTAAAATGAAGGATTCACCAGACTTCATCGATAGGGTTAGTGAATTTGATGATTATATGTTTAAAAATAAATATAATCCTGGAACCACTGCAGATTTAACAGCAGCTTCAATATTTGTCAGTTATTTGAAATCCCATTTCGAATAA
- the hemB gene encoding porphobilinogen synthase — protein sequence MEFPTTRMRRLRKNAKIRDIVRETKLEKEDLIYPIYFKEELNGDEKEEISSLPGEYRYSLDSGVEFAKQLEEKGLKSIIVFGIPAEDTKDEIATPDYSSTGIVQKAVRRLKKETDLVVITDVCLCQYTSHGHCGMIVENDDTDDGIEILNDESLPYIAKVALSHAQAGADIVAPSDMMDGRVKAIRETLDENGFYNVMIMSYSAKYASAFYEPFRVAACSSPHAGDRKSYQMDPANAVEAIRECELDVIEGCDFLMVKPALPYLDVVRMVRDEFMLPLVAYNVSGEYAMLVAAIEKGFLTEKAILEALLSIKRAGADLIITNFAPYLLLNEMI from the coding sequence ATGGAATTTCCGACTACAAGAATGAGAAGACTTAGAAAGAATGCCAAAATTAGAGATATTGTTCGTGAAACCAAACTTGAAAAAGAAGATTTGATTTATCCGATTTATTTTAAGGAAGAGCTCAATGGTGATGAAAAAGAGGAGATTTCCTCTCTTCCGGGTGAATATAGATATTCCTTGGATAGTGGAGTTGAATTTGCTAAACAATTGGAAGAAAAAGGATTGAAATCAATTATTGTATTTGGAATTCCTGCTGAAGATACTAAAGATGAAATTGCAACTCCTGACTATTCATCTACAGGAATTGTGCAGAAAGCTGTTAGAAGACTTAAAAAGGAAACAGACCTGGTCGTTATCACTGATGTGTGCTTATGCCAATACACTTCACATGGTCATTGTGGAATGATAGTTGAAAATGATGATACTGATGATGGAATCGAGATTTTAAATGATGAATCCCTACCGTATATTGCTAAAGTTGCTCTTTCACATGCACAGGCTGGTGCGGATATTGTAGCGCCTTCAGACATGATGGATGGTAGAGTCAAGGCAATTCGTGAAACATTGGATGAAAATGGATTTTATAATGTAATGATTATGTCATATTCTGCAAAATATGCCTCAGCATTTTATGAACCGTTCAGGGTTGCTGCATGTTCATCTCCTCATGCCGGAGACAGAAAATCCTATCAGATGGATCCTGCCAATGCAGTTGAGGCAATTCGCGAATGTGAACTTGATGTGATTGAAGGATGTGACTTTTTAATGGTCAAACCTGCGTTGCCGTACCTTGATGTTGTGCGCATGGTTAGGGATGAGTTCATGTTGCCTCTTGTTGCATATAATGTAAGTGGAGAATATGCAATGCTTGTGGCAGCCATTGAAAAAGGTTTTTTAACAGAAAAAGCAATTTTGGAAGCTTTGCTTTCAATTAAACGTGCTGGAGCAGACTTGATAATCACTAATTTCGCACCATATTTACTTTTGAATGAGATGATATAA
- the aroC gene encoding chorismate synthase, producing MSNSIGEKFRITSFGSSHGKALGAVVDGCPANLELTVEDIQKELDKRKPGTSSVTTPRKEGDEVQILSGIFEGKTDGTPITGVVFNKNQHSKDYSMFKNTPRPSHGDFGWMMKYGNYDYNGGGRGSGRVTIGHVIGGAVAKKLLETKEIEIISHVTQIGDITADPQDFNAIKENIEKNPIRCADLKAAKEMEDLIISKKEEGNSVGGIVETIAIGIPAGIGEPVFERLDGDLARILMNIGAVKGVEIGLGFDVAKHLGSQINDEYQIENNQITTKTNNSGGIIGGMSNGMPIISRIAVKPTPSISKCQDSINLEKRENEKIEIKGRHDPCICPRVTAVAESSTAIVLADHMIRSGFIHPTNLKH from the coding sequence ATGTCAAATTCTATAGGAGAAAAATTCAGAATAACAAGTTTCGGGTCAAGCCATGGAAAGGCTTTAGGTGCCGTTGTCGATGGATGTCCTGCAAACTTAGAATTAACCGTTGAAGATATTCAAAAAGAACTGGATAAAAGAAAACCTGGAACAAGCAGTGTTACAACACCCCGAAAAGAAGGAGACGAGGTCCAAATACTGTCTGGAATTTTTGAAGGAAAAACAGATGGAACCCCAATTACAGGTGTTGTTTTCAACAAAAACCAACATTCTAAAGATTATTCAATGTTTAAAAATACTCCTCGCCCATCACATGGTGATTTTGGCTGGATGATGAAATACGGAAACTACGACTATAACGGAGGAGGTCGTGGAAGCGGAAGAGTGACTATTGGTCATGTAATCGGAGGAGCAGTAGCTAAAAAGCTCCTTGAAACAAAAGAAATTGAAATCATATCCCACGTTACACAAATCGGAGACATCACCGCAGACCCGCAAGATTTCAATGCAATAAAAGAAAACATAGAAAAGAATCCCATTCGCTGTGCTGATTTAAAAGCTGCAAAAGAAATGGAAGATTTGATTATTTCAAAAAAAGAGGAAGGCAATTCTGTTGGAGGCATTGTGGAAACAATAGCCATTGGAATCCCTGCAGGTATTGGAGAACCTGTTTTTGAAAGACTGGATGGAGACCTTGCAAGAATATTAATGAACATAGGTGCTGTAAAAGGTGTTGAAATAGGTCTTGGATTTGACGTTGCAAAGCATCTCGGTTCCCAAATCAATGATGAGTATCAAATTGAAAATAATCAGATAACAACAAAAACAAACAATTCAGGTGGAATAATTGGTGGAATGAGCAATGGAATGCCAATCATATCCAGAATTGCAGTAAAACCTACACCATCAATTTCCAAATGTCAGGATTCTATTAATCTGGAAAAAAGAGAAAATGAAAAAATAGAAATTAAAGGCAGACACGACCCTTGCATCTGTCCTAGAGTGACTGCTGTTGCAGAATCCAGCACTGCAATTGTTTTGGCAGATCATATGATTCGTTCAGGATTTATTCATCCGACAAATTTAAAACATTAA
- a CDS encoding MBL fold metallo-hydrolase gives MKLTFLGSGGGRFSAISQRRMTGGFRIDNINGKNYHIDPGPGALIRTYQFGFDPRNLSGVFVSHAHTDHYNDAEILIEAMTKGMTRRYGTIFGSTSVLNGFEKWGPCISAYHQSKSNTVLLKPDEVVEADGIEVKGTKTQHGDPAGVGFQLNYNGFKVSYTSDTGYFDELGECHEGADILIASVLRPGNRTINGHMCSRNFIDLINKVKPKVAVMTHLGLKMISSNPVTEAKKISKETGVKVIAAFDGLSFNVNYKNPKRFRIISLKDTESHAHSTSHTLYDSERKNSYQLAFKNNEFDELSILRKRKN, from the coding sequence ATGAAATTGACATTTTTAGGAAGTGGTGGTGGAAGATTTTCCGCTATCTCTCAAAGAAGGATGACTGGAGGGTTTAGAATTGATAATATCAATGGAAAAAATTATCATATTGACCCTGGACCAGGAGCTCTTATAAGAACTTATCAGTTCGGTTTTGATCCCCGCAATCTAAGTGGAGTATTTGTTTCTCATGCACACACTGACCATTATAATGATGCTGAAATTCTTATTGAAGCTATGACTAAAGGAATGACCAGAAGATATGGGACCATTTTTGGAAGTACAAGCGTTTTGAATGGTTTTGAAAAATGGGGTCCATGCATTTCCGCTTATCATCAATCCAAGTCCAATACTGTGCTTTTAAAGCCTGATGAGGTTGTTGAAGCCGATGGCATTGAAGTAAAGGGAACAAAAACTCAACATGGCGACCCTGCAGGTGTCGGCTTTCAACTAAATTACAATGGATTTAAGGTATCTTACACTTCTGATACTGGATACTTTGATGAATTGGGTGAATGTCATGAAGGTGCGGATATTTTAATAGCTAGTGTATTGAGGCCGGGTAACAGAACCATTAATGGGCATATGTGTTCTCGCAATTTCATTGACTTGATAAATAAAGTAAAACCGAAAGTTGCTGTAATGACTCATTTGGGTCTTAAAATGATTTCTTCAAATCCTGTTACTGAAGCCAAAAAGATTTCTAAAGAAACTGGCGTTAAAGTAATTGCCGCTTTTGATGGATTGTCATTCAATGTTAACTATAAAAATCCTAAAAGATTTAGAATAATCTCACTTAAGGATACAGAATCACATGCTCACAGCACCAGCCATACATTGTATGACAGTGAAAGAAAAAATTCATATCAACTCGCATTTAAAAATAACGAGTTTGATGAACTTTCAATATTAAGAAAAAGAAAAAATTAA
- a CDS encoding DUF2121 domain-containing protein produces the protein MSLIIAYIGKKGCVMAADKRKIGYFGDKENLEILEQELYNGDISSDGEFKRRADELGISVKITDDATKLKIVGNCVRGEVSTKGTFETKRRRVYGTSNGYQLVELIGSEVTSRTSGKTGIVIFGNNFAKKMAERLISKRLKPSSSLKSKGEMFEEILREVAAKTPTVGINCDVLKQEPNFDESQAQRHLNVTIDNDVKVLAKFRQTLTEQIVQQSIEIELAKKIINDGDIGKVVSIDGNILYVQLNDKTQAMDGNWKQLAAPGQNVIMFTESNDVKIGDKVTIDNEDLCLKKDKSPLKCDVILCSI, from the coding sequence ATGAGCTTAATTATTGCTTACATTGGAAAAAAAGGATGTGTAATGGCAGCGGATAAAAGGAAAATAGGTTATTTCGGTGATAAGGAAAATTTAGAAATATTGGAACAGGAATTGTATAATGGTGACATCAGTTCTGATGGTGAATTTAAAAGAAGGGCTGATGAATTGGGAATTTCTGTAAAAATTACTGACGATGCAACTAAGTTAAAAATAGTTGGCAATTGTGTTAGAGGTGAAGTGAGCACCAAAGGAACCTTTGAAACAAAACGTAGAAGGGTTTACGGAACAAGTAACGGTTATCAATTGGTTGAATTGATAGGTTCTGAAGTGACATCACGTACTTCCGGCAAAACAGGTATAGTTATTTTTGGTAATAATTTTGCCAAGAAGATGGCTGAACGTTTAATTTCAAAAAGATTAAAACCTTCCTCCAGTTTGAAATCCAAGGGAGAAATGTTTGAAGAAATTTTAAGAGAAGTAGCCGCTAAAACCCCTACTGTCGGTATTAATTGTGATGTTTTAAAACAAGAACCTAATTTTGACGAATCCCAAGCTCAAAGACACTTGAACGTAACTATTGATAATGATGTAAAAGTATTGGCTAAGTTCAGACAGACTTTAACCGAACAGATTGTTCAACAAAGCATTGAAATAGAATTGGCCAAAAAAATCATCAATGATGGTGACATTGGAAAAGTTGTTTCCATTGATGGAAATATATTGTATGTTCAATTAAATGATAAAACACAGGCAATGGATGGAAATTGGAAACAATTGGCCGCACCTGGTCAAAATGTCATAATGTTTACAGAAAGCAATGATGTTAAAATTGGAGATAAAGTCACTATAGATAATGAGGATTTATGTCTTAAAAAAGACAAGTCTCCTCTGAAATGTGATGTTATTCTATGTTCAATATGA